The following coding sequences are from one Sulfurimonas crateris window:
- a CDS encoding TIGR00730 family Rossman fold protein has translation MRTKKDDLTKKYIKEIKSADVWSVFKIVADFVKGFDELGELGPTVTMFGGSRVDSKNKYYKKAEELSSMLAERGFNIMTGGGPGVMEAANRGAFQHKDVESIGLNIDLPFEQVPNKYTTTDLSFDYFFSRKVMLVKYSIGYVIFPGGYGTLDELFEALTLIQTKKITGVKVFVIGVEYYKPLLDFIEKKVLKNAMISEEDFKQIRLTDDLQHVVDELQASIVEQINFLRDSGLEDTQYSKMLKEFSADRDIKV, from the coding sequence ATGCGTACAAAAAAAGATGATTTAACAAAAAAATATATTAAAGAGATTAAATCAGCTGATGTCTGGAGTGTTTTTAAGATCGTTGCCGACTTTGTAAAGGGGTTTGATGAGCTAGGGGAGCTTGGACCGACAGTCACAATGTTTGGAGGCTCAAGGGTTGATAGCAAAAACAAGTATTATAAAAAAGCCGAGGAGCTATCTTCTATGTTGGCAGAAAGAGGCTTCAATATAATGACGGGCGGCGGTCCCGGAGTTATGGAAGCTGCTAACAGGGGGGCATTTCAACACAAAGATGTTGAGTCTATAGGTCTTAACATTGACCTTCCTTTTGAGCAGGTTCCAAACAAGTACACTACTACTGATCTGAGCTTTGACTATTTTTTTTCCAGAAAAGTGATGTTGGTTAAATACTCTATCGGCTACGTGATATTTCCTGGCGGATATGGAACATTGGATGAGCTGTTTGAAGCATTAACACTTATCCAGACCAAAAAGATAACAGGCGTAAAGGTTTTTGTAATCGGAGTTGAGTATTATAAACCGCTGCTTGATTTTATTGAAAAAAAAGTTTTAAAAAACGCAATGATTAGCGAGGAAGATTTTAAGCAGATAAGACTTACAGATGATCTGCAGCATGTCGTTGATGAGCTTCAGGCCTCAATAGTCGAGCAGATCAATTTTCTTAGAGATTCAGGGCTTGAAGATACACAATACTCTAAGATGTTAAAAGAGTTTTCTGCAGACAGAGATATTAAAGTATGA
- the mnmA gene encoding tRNA 2-thiouridine(34) synthase MnmA has translation MKKENLVKKVLVGMSGGVDSTVSALLLKEQGYDVEGLYMKLHSKPGYHEINQARAQKAADFVGIKLHVLDLQDTFNREVFQPFIDTYAEGKTPNPCALCNRSLKFGEMVKFADKIGADYIATGHYIKTDGKYFYEADDDTKDQSYFLFYVDRTILPRLLFPLGERKKSDIKKLAASIEGLESFASQGESSEICFVDTTYTDLLKDYVEVDKMGEVLDKDGNVVGEHKGYMHYTIGKRKGFTVRGAHDPHYVLSIDAEKNRIVVGKKEDLACSSVVLNNLNLYTDEKEFDTTVKLRYRTRAVPCHVKVKENKAYVTLKESVFGVATGQAAVFYDDKKLIGGGWIEEN, from the coding sequence ATGAAAAAGGAAAACTTAGTAAAAAAAGTTCTTGTCGGAATGAGCGGCGGCGTTGATTCTACCGTTTCGGCACTGCTTCTAAAAGAGCAGGGATATGATGTCGAGGGGCTTTATATGAAACTCCACTCTAAGCCCGGTTATCATGAGATCAATCAGGCAAGAGCACAAAAAGCTGCTGACTTTGTCGGTATAAAACTGCATGTTCTAGATCTGCAAGATACTTTTAACAGAGAGGTTTTTCAACCTTTTATAGATACCTACGCTGAGGGAAAAACACCAAACCCATGCGCACTATGCAACAGAAGTCTGAAATTTGGCGAGATGGTAAAGTTTGCGGACAAGATAGGAGCTGATTATATAGCTACGGGGCACTATATAAAAACGGATGGAAAATATTTCTATGAAGCGGATGATGATACAAAAGATCAAAGCTATTTTCTGTTTTATGTAGATAGAACAATTTTGCCAAGACTGCTCTTTCCGCTCGGAGAGAGAAAAAAGAGTGATATAAAAAAGCTAGCAGCATCGATAGAAGGGCTTGAATCATTCGCATCCCAAGGCGAATCTTCTGAGATATGCTTTGTTGATACTACATATACTGATCTGTTAAAAGATTATGTAGAGGTAGATAAAATGGGTGAAGTCCTTGATAAGGATGGAAACGTGGTCGGCGAGCATAAGGGCTATATGCACTATACGATCGGAAAGAGAAAAGGGTTTACGGTCAGAGGCGCTCATGATCCTCACTATGTTTTGAGTATAGATGCTGAAAAAAACCGGATTGTTGTCGGTAAAAAAGAGGATCTGGCCTGCAGTAGCGTAGTGCTGAACAATTTAAATCTCTATACCGATGAAAAAGAGTTTGATACTACAGTAAAATTGAGATATAGAACCAGAGCTGTTCCTTGTCATGTTAAAGTAAAAGAGAACAAAGCTTACGTTACTCTAAAGGAGAGTGTGTTTGGAGTAGCAACGGGACAAGCAGCCGTTTTTTATGATGATAAAAAACTGATCGGCGGAGGCTGGATAGAGGAGAATTAA